A portion of the bacterium genome contains these proteins:
- a CDS encoding MBL fold metallo-hydrolase: MVEKIMPGLYRIVLPLSGNPLREINSFVFTSPDRNLIVDTGMNRDECREAIESGLDSIGIDLERTDIIATHYHADHQGLVATLLKEGSRAFMGELDAAAISGDHDYWTESGPMGRLAVKAGFPGEVLRASLKNHPGFKDGPKESVDYVGLKDGDSFPIGDFNLTVVTTPGHTGGHICLHEPTAKFLISGDHILGDITPNLQAWGYDEDPLGDFESSLERTRKLDIDLCLPGHRSLIENCSERIDELLEHHRDRADEVVSILRDEPLNAYDIAGRMSWDIRARSWEEFPIMQRWFATGEAIAHIRYLEKKGLIERRSEGELDIYMTSN, translated from the coding sequence ATGGTCGAGAAGATTATGCCCGGTCTTTACCGGATTGTGTTGCCCCTGTCCGGAAACCCGCTGCGCGAGATCAACTCCTTCGTGTTCACCTCGCCTGATCGCAATCTGATCGTCGATACCGGCATGAACCGCGACGAGTGCCGCGAGGCCATCGAATCGGGGCTCGACTCGATCGGTATCGATCTAGAGCGTACCGATATCATCGCCACCCACTACCACGCCGACCATCAAGGCCTGGTCGCAACCCTGCTCAAGGAGGGTTCACGCGCTTTCATGGGCGAACTCGATGCCGCCGCGATCAGTGGAGATCACGACTACTGGACCGAAAGCGGTCCGATGGGACGACTGGCCGTAAAGGCGGGATTCCCCGGCGAGGTGTTGCGCGCGTCGCTCAAGAACCATCCCGGATTCAAAGACGGCCCGAAGGAGTCGGTGGACTACGTCGGACTGAAGGACGGTGACAGTTTTCCCATCGGAGACTTCAACCTCACCGTCGTAACGACCCCCGGACACACCGGGGGACACATCTGTCTTCACGAACCGACCGCAAAGTTCCTGATCTCGGGTGATCACATTCTCGGCGACATCACCCCCAATCTGCAGGCCTGGGGTTACGACGAAGATCCGTTAGGCGACTTCGAGAGCAGTCTGGAACGGACCCGCAAGCTCGATATCGATCTCTGCCTGCCGGGCCATCGCAGCTTGATCGAAAACTGCAGTGAGCGTATCGACGAACTGCTCGAACACCACCGCGATCGAGCGGACGAGGTCGTGTCGATTCTCAGGGATGAACCACTCAATGCCTACGACATCGCAGGTCGAATGAGCTGGGACATCCGCGCGCGCTCCTGGGAGGAGTTCCCCATCATGCAGCGCTGGTTCGCGACTGGCGAGGCGATCGCCCACATCCGCTACCTGGAGAAAAAGGGCCTGATCGAGCGAAGATCAGAGGGCGAACTGGACATCTACATGACGAGCAATTGA
- a CDS encoding selenium-binding protein, which yields MIAHGRLRIAGLTLLLSCLLGPSVPTHADETCMSPYMAKIVGQEDFVYVWTLGMEGLGDEQDKLVTIDSRPDSATFGKVIHSLSVGGRNEAHHSGLTDDRRFLWAGGLDTNKIFIFDVHSDPANPKLEKVISDFVARSGGVVGPHTFYALPGRMLITGLSNNKDHGGRSALVEYTNSGEHVVTHWMPIDGNLRGSRKTGEFADGYDYDARVQPRLNAMLSTSFTGWSNYMMDFGKMLADKEAMKRFGSTVVLWDLHTRKPKQIFDVPGAPLEVRWAWDPKHDYAFTSTALTAQLWLIERKPDGEWSASAVADIGDPSKVPLPVDISLSADDRLLWASTFLDGTTRLFDVSDPHHPKQIFSEKIGSQLNMVSQSWDGKRIYFSTSLLANWDKKGADNEQFVKLYHWNSQKLEHIWTVDFIEQKLGRAHQMRFGSYALYASDGAEVGPPETLAHIQK from the coding sequence ATGATCGCGCACGGACGCCTTCGAATCGCTGGACTGACGTTATTGCTATCGTGCCTGCTCGGTCCTTCCGTACCGACTCATGCCGATGAGACCTGCATGTCCCCCTATATGGCGAAGATCGTCGGCCAGGAGGACTTCGTCTATGTCTGGACGCTGGGCATGGAGGGCCTGGGTGACGAGCAGGATAAACTCGTCACGATCGATTCCCGGCCGGACTCCGCCACTTTCGGCAAGGTGATCCACAGTCTGTCGGTGGGAGGACGCAATGAAGCCCATCACTCGGGGCTGACCGATGATCGGCGCTTTCTCTGGGCGGGTGGTCTGGACACGAACAAGATCTTCATCTTCGATGTCCACTCCGATCCGGCCAACCCCAAGCTCGAGAAGGTGATCTCGGATTTCGTCGCTCGCAGCGGCGGTGTAGTCGGGCCGCACACTTTCTACGCATTGCCCGGACGGATGCTGATCACGGGCCTATCGAATAACAAGGATCACGGAGGGCGCTCAGCGCTGGTCGAGTACACCAACTCCGGAGAGCATGTGGTCACCCATTGGATGCCCATCGATGGAAATCTGCGGGGCAGCCGGAAGACCGGCGAGTTCGCGGATGGCTACGACTACGACGCCCGGGTACAGCCGCGTCTCAACGCCATGCTCAGTACCTCATTCACTGGCTGGTCGAACTACATGATGGACTTCGGGAAGATGCTCGCCGACAAGGAGGCGATGAAGCGTTTCGGGAGCACTGTGGTGCTCTGGGATCTTCACACCCGCAAGCCGAAACAGATTTTCGACGTTCCGGGGGCGCCGCTCGAGGTGCGCTGGGCCTGGGATCCGAAACACGACTACGCGTTTACTTCCACGGCCTTGACGGCACAACTCTGGCTGATCGAGCGAAAGCCCGACGGCGAATGGAGTGCCAGTGCCGTGGCCGATATCGGTGATCCATCAAAGGTTCCGCTGCCCGTCGATATCTCGCTTTCAGCTGACGATCGCCTGCTCTGGGCGAGCACGTTCCTGGACGGGACCACGCGATTGTTCGACGTGAGCGATCCCCACCACCCCAAACAGATCTTCAGCGAGAAGATCGGCAGCCAGTTGAACATGGTTTCCCAGAGCTGGGACGGAAAGCGCATCTACTTCAGTACCTCACTGCTCGCCAACTGGGACAAGAAGGGCGCGGACAACGAACAATTCGTGAAGCTCTACCACTGGAATTCCCAGAAGCTCGAGCACATCTGGACGGTGGACTTCATCGAACAGAAGCTGGGCCGGGCTCACCAGATGCGTTTCGGTTCCTACGCTCTGTACGCTTCGGATGGCGCAGAGGTGGGCCCACCGGAGACCCTTGCGCACATACAGAAGTAG
- a CDS encoding c-type cytochrome, which produces MLRIAAVIAIATTISMTPLSAQESAPAPGYGPLQFAAPVPGSYTLPPMGDAADGAVLDERGRSRRLHELYDTRIVLLSFVYASCADANACPLATAVMHGVKTRLERDPELVERVRLLTLSFDTKRDTPEVMREYGASVLEGRIEWKFLTTASQTELAPILENYDQEIRRERDVGGDSTDQISHVLRVFLIDGNRRIRNIYSSSYLHAELLLSDIHTLLLEEERGLRRSGELVSDPAPATPRSLDLMSYAERPPLGLPPLPVPEDSPLTRSRIALGRKLFFDRRLSLNGTISCAMCHIPEQGFTNRELATAAGIEGRTVRRNAPTILNVAYVERLFHDGRESRLEQQAWGPLLASNEMGNPSIGSVIEKLEALPDYSGLFQAAFAGRGPGMETLGMALASYQRTLLAANSRFDRWYFGGDESALDEPAERGFRLFSGKAGCVACHPIGQARSVEIGALFTDHQMHNTGIGYRHSMALRPNGQRVALTPGVFVEVGQDLLASVSETPPGDLGRYEITLDPRDRWSYRTPSLRNVALTPPYMHDGSLATLREVIDYYNRGGVQNEALDARIRPLGLSSREVEDLVAFLSSLTGNSVEKLVLDAHLAPIGDPK; this is translated from the coding sequence ATGCTACGAATCGCTGCGGTGATCGCGATCGCAACGACGATCTCGATGACACCCCTGTCGGCGCAGGAGTCAGCGCCCGCGCCGGGTTACGGCCCGTTGCAGTTCGCCGCACCCGTACCGGGTTCCTACACATTGCCCCCGATGGGGGATGCAGCGGATGGCGCTGTGCTCGACGAGCGCGGCCGCTCTCGGCGACTCCACGAACTCTACGACACGCGGATCGTGTTGCTGAGTTTCGTCTACGCGAGCTGTGCCGACGCGAATGCCTGTCCGCTGGCGACGGCCGTGATGCACGGAGTCAAGACCCGGTTGGAGCGCGATCCGGAACTCGTGGAACGGGTCCGGCTCTTGACTCTGAGTTTCGACACGAAGCGCGACACGCCCGAAGTGATGCGCGAGTACGGTGCGAGTGTTCTCGAAGGGCGCATCGAGTGGAAGTTTCTCACAACTGCGTCCCAGACAGAGCTGGCACCCATCCTCGAGAACTACGATCAGGAAATCCGCCGCGAGAGGGACGTCGGAGGAGATTCGACGGATCAGATCTCGCACGTACTGCGCGTCTTTCTGATCGATGGGAATCGACGGATTCGCAACATCTACAGCAGTTCCTACCTGCACGCCGAACTGCTCCTGAGCGATATCCACACGCTATTGCTCGAGGAGGAACGAGGTCTCCGCAGGAGTGGGGAACTCGTCTCTGATCCGGCTCCGGCGACGCCGCGTTCCCTGGATCTGATGTCGTACGCGGAGCGGCCACCGCTCGGGCTTCCACCTCTGCCCGTGCCCGAAGACAGTCCGCTTACCCGCAGTCGAATCGCGTTGGGCCGCAAGCTCTTCTTCGATCGTCGCCTGTCTCTCAACGGCACGATCTCATGTGCGATGTGCCACATCCCGGAGCAGGGATTCACCAACCGCGAACTTGCCACGGCTGCCGGAATCGAAGGCCGCACCGTGCGTCGCAATGCACCGACGATTCTCAACGTGGCCTATGTCGAGCGCCTGTTTCACGACGGTCGCGAGAGCCGGCTCGAGCAGCAGGCCTGGGGGCCGTTGCTTGCGAGCAATGAAATGGGCAACCCGTCCATCGGAAGCGTGATCGAGAAGCTCGAAGCCCTGCCGGATTACTCGGGTCTGTTCCAGGCGGCGTTTGCGGGCAGGGGGCCGGGCATGGAAACGCTCGGCATGGCGCTGGCCAGTTATCAGCGCACTCTCCTCGCTGCGAACAGTCGCTTCGATCGTTGGTACTTCGGGGGTGACGAGAGTGCGCTCGACGAACCGGCCGAACGCGGATTCCGGCTGTTCTCGGGTAAGGCGGGTTGCGTGGCCTGCCATCCAATTGGACAGGCAAGATCCGTCGAAATCGGCGCGTTGTTCACCGACCACCAGATGCACAACACGGGCATCGGCTACCGGCACTCGATGGCGCTGCGGCCGAACGGGCAGCGGGTCGCGCTTACACCGGGCGTCTTCGTCGAGGTCGGACAGGATCTGCTGGCCTCCGTTTCGGAAACCCCGCCCGGGGATCTCGGGCGCTACGAAATCACGCTGGACCCGCGCGATCGTTGGAGCTACCGGACTCCGTCCCTGCGCAATGTGGCTCTGACGCCGCCCTACATGCACGATGGATCTCTGGCGACGTTGCGCGAGGTCATCGACTACTACAATCGAGGCGGGGTGCAGAACGAGGCGCTCGATGCGCGGATCCGGCCCCTGGGATTGAGTTCCCGCGAAGTCGAGGATCTGGTCGCCTTTCTTTCCAGTCTCACCGGAAATTCCGTGGAGAAGCTCGTTCTCGATGCCCATCTGGCCCCGATCGGCGATCCGAAATAG
- a CDS encoding ferritin-like domain-containing protein, whose amino-acid sequence MTTASDTDQDQGYKTPMSVAWEFDYNIDVQPIQNLYEKAKELQWNATTDIDWDREVDPTRPILEGEGFGFSHMPFFKRLSKTKQEALRAHSAAHRLSQFLHGEQGALMTAATLAHSVPDYEAKLYSSTQAMDEARHVEVFEKYVQRIAIVYPISPFLKGLIDATLKADHWVKIAIGMNVVVEGLAMGAFHNMIQISGCDLLRDIVVLTMRDEARHVAFGNLYVKHALAQMHPDDREDAADFALMALTSMAPTREKAGDSRSGSNRRDPSFVKVLENCEIDVEDFAKGILEAEEAGISLEPRGGTVNIMRDLVMPSLSRVGAITDRTRAILEERGIALNEDTSVLERLEDVDTGIITL is encoded by the coding sequence ATGACGACGGCATCTGACACCGACCAGGACCAGGGATACAAGACGCCCATGAGCGTGGCCTGGGAATTCGACTACAACATCGACGTCCAGCCGATCCAGAACCTGTACGAGAAGGCGAAAGAGCTTCAGTGGAATGCCACGACGGATATCGACTGGGATCGCGAGGTCGATCCGACTCGGCCAATTCTCGAAGGCGAGGGCTTCGGGTTCAGCCACATGCCTTTCTTCAAGCGGCTCTCGAAGACCAAGCAGGAAGCCCTTCGCGCTCACTCCGCGGCTCATCGGCTTTCCCAGTTCCTGCACGGGGAACAGGGTGCATTGATGACCGCTGCGACGTTGGCGCATTCGGTGCCGGATTACGAAGCGAAGCTCTACTCCTCCACTCAGGCCATGGACGAAGCGCGTCACGTCGAGGTTTTCGAGAAGTACGTACAGAGAATCGCGATCGTCTATCCGATCTCGCCCTTTCTCAAGGGACTGATCGATGCAACGCTCAAAGCCGACCACTGGGTAAAGATCGCAATCGGTATGAACGTCGTGGTCGAAGGTCTGGCGATGGGCGCCTTTCACAATATGATCCAGATTTCGGGTTGCGATCTTCTGCGCGACATCGTCGTGTTGACGATGCGCGATGAAGCTCGTCACGTGGCTTTCGGCAATCTCTACGTCAAGCACGCGCTGGCGCAGATGCATCCGGACGATCGCGAGGACGCGGCGGATTTTGCGCTGATGGCTCTGACGAGCATGGCGCCGACCCGAGAAAAGGCCGGCGACTCGCGCTCCGGCAGCAACCGACGCGATCCGAGCTTCGTCAAGGTACTCGAAAACTGCGAGATCGACGTCGAAGACTTCGCCAAAGGCATACTGGAGGCGGAGGAAGCCGGCATCAGCCTCGAACCGCGCGGGGGAACGGTCAACATCATGCGTGATCTCGTCATGCCTTCGCTGTCCAGAGTGGGCGCGATCACGGATCGCACGCGCGCAATCCTGGAAGAGCGCGGCATTGCGCTGAACGAGGACACCAGCGTGCTCGAGAGACTGGAAGACGTAGACACGGGCATCATCACGCTCTGA
- a CDS encoding GHKL domain-containing protein, whose product MKVPAPQQIQQFTAIHAFGIVIAVATFAFDLLVPLGVAAAIPYTLLVLLSLRSPGPGLTWFAAISGTVLTVTGYALSPEGGVLWMVLTNRFLALFVIWLTAYFCFDHKRHNRSMREAQRIAVKSERMASLGEMAAGVAHELGNPLAALQGRVELLEIQLKSNRADDQAIRGGMEIIYELSERMARIIRGMRTFARDASSDPLTPVFVSELIRDVLEFSKDRMLKLGIDVQVDGLDPKLRVPCREAQISQILVNLLNNAADAIHELQERWIRIQVSASEDTVQISVVDSGKGIPEELRSKVMKPFFTTKKADRGTGLGLSISQGIIEAHSGSLWIDENCPNTRFVMSLPRINS is encoded by the coding sequence ATGAAAGTTCCGGCGCCCCAACAAATCCAACAGTTCACGGCGATCCACGCATTTGGGATCGTGATCGCGGTCGCGACCTTCGCGTTCGATCTGCTGGTGCCTCTGGGCGTGGCCGCTGCAATTCCCTATACGCTGCTCGTGCTGCTGAGTCTGCGTTCTCCCGGACCGGGGCTCACCTGGTTCGCGGCGATTTCGGGAACGGTCTTGACCGTGACCGGCTACGCGCTTTCACCCGAAGGCGGCGTTCTGTGGATGGTTCTGACGAATCGCTTCCTGGCACTCTTCGTGATCTGGCTGACGGCCTACTTCTGTTTCGACCACAAACGACACAACCGCAGTATGCGAGAAGCGCAGCGAATCGCAGTGAAGTCGGAGAGGATGGCGAGTCTGGGAGAGATGGCTGCGGGTGTGGCGCACGAGTTGGGCAATCCCCTGGCGGCCCTGCAGGGTCGGGTCGAGTTGCTCGAGATCCAGCTGAAGTCGAATCGGGCCGATGACCAGGCGATCCGCGGTGGCATGGAGATCATCTACGAACTCAGCGAGCGCATGGCGCGCATCATTCGCGGGATGCGCACGTTCGCGCGAGATGCTTCGAGCGACCCACTCACCCCCGTGTTTGTATCCGAGCTGATTCGCGACGTGCTGGAGTTCTCGAAGGATCGCATGCTGAAGCTGGGTATCGATGTTCAGGTCGACGGCCTGGACCCCAAGCTGAGGGTTCCCTGTCGCGAAGCCCAGATCAGCCAGATACTGGTCAATCTGCTCAATAACGCTGCAGACGCGATTCACGAACTCCAGGAGCGCTGGATTCGCATCCAGGTGTCCGCCAGCGAGGACACCGTGCAGATCTCGGTGGTCGACAGTGGCAAAGGCATTCCCGAAGAACTCCGCTCGAAGGTGATGAAGCCCTTCTTTACGACGAAGAAGGCGGACCGAGGAACGGGACTGGGGCTGAGCATCTCTCAGGGAATCATCGAAGCCCATTCCGGCTCGCTGTGGATCGACGAGAACTGTCCCAACACGCGATTCGTGATGTCGCTGCCGAGGATCAATTCCTAG
- a CDS encoding response regulator has product MQPREVVNPADNLIFVVDDDDAFRALMHEYLELLGYQVCAFALAEELLAKMGSGSRMPALVLSDTHMPRMTGLQLAQDIRKSHPDLPIILMSAFGEPESEGAAIGQGVSAYLEKPFQLPTIAALVQSLLGSEQST; this is encoded by the coding sequence TTGCAGCCGCGTGAAGTGGTGAATCCGGCGGACAATCTCATCTTCGTCGTCGATGACGATGACGCCTTCAGGGCATTGATGCACGAGTACCTCGAGCTGCTCGGTTACCAGGTCTGTGCCTTCGCACTGGCGGAAGAGCTTCTGGCGAAGATGGGCAGTGGATCTCGCATGCCCGCGCTCGTTCTCAGTGATACCCACATGCCGCGTATGACGGGGCTTCAGCTCGCGCAGGATATTCGAAAGAGCCACCCGGATCTCCCGATCATTCTGATGAGCGCCTTTGGAGAACCCGAGAGCGAAGGGGCTGCAATCGGACAAGGGGTGAGCGCCTACCTGGAAAAGCCCTTCCAGCTGCCCACAATCGCGGCGTTGGTCCAGAGCCTTCTGGGGAGCGAACAGTCCACATAG